In the Colletotrichum lupini chromosome 4, complete sequence genome, ACGAGCACGGTGGTGGTATGACTGGTGGTTTCGGCGGTAGTATGGGTGGTGTTGGTGCGCCTGGCAAGGGAGCCAAGCGGCCAATCCAGGTCAAGTTTGAGATACCCTATTTCACGACGAGTGGTATCCAAGTGCGGTACCTCAAGATTACAGAGCCAAAGGTAAGTCTTTCTCCTTCGAGGAGTTTCAGTGGTTGTCATTTGCTAACTTGTCACAGCTGCAATATCCCTCGTTGCCTTGGGTCAGATACATCACCCAGTCAGGAGACATAGCTGTGAGGTTGCCTGACGCAGTATGAGGCGAGCGGGTATCGGCTTAGTTGTAACGCAATACGAGCTCGAAGGGAGTACATTTTCCATCGATgcattactattttattgaGCGAAAAAGTGAATTGAGGTTACACAAAACACATGTTGGCTGGTGGGCATGGGCCATAGACACATCCGTTGGGGGCAGGGTAGATGCGTCAACGCTTCGTGGCTCTCAAGAGCCGTTGGATGAGTACCTACTGGGTCAAGTAGATAACCCGCGTTCACTAGGACAAGAAGGAGAAAGCTTTCAATGATGATGCAAAGTTCAATATTTCAAAAGATGTGTGCGCCTTAGGAAACATGTCCCGCATGTGTCTGCCCCAGAAAGAGCATCATCCCTCATCTCCGATGCCATTCATTGAACCTGAGCATCACAAGATTTCCTTAACGCTGAGAGCACTATACTTGATAGTTGGGAATTCGTTACTGCTGGTTAAATTAGGTATATGTGCTGTCAAGACAACGCCGGGCCAAAAACAGAAGACACGATGAGACGTTGTGAAACGGCATGAATGAGAAAGGGGGAGCTCAGCCGAAGATGACGCAGCATCTAGCCTCGAACCCTTCAATCATCTCCGTAGTCGAGTTGTCATTGTAGGAATCACAACAGATCTGCACCATTACACCTCTCGGAGAACCAGTGGGATCAGGGTCTATTATAGTCAGCATATACTTTGACGTGTGTAATACGGCTTTCCGAGAAGAAGCAATTTACTGACCAGCACGAGAAGATCGCCGCTCATGAAATCCGTTCCTATTCCAGAGCCCATCCCAGAAAACTCGCTCTGTGTCTCCCGGCCTTTTCATCAGAGCCAAGAGGGCGAGGATGATAGGCAAATCACCGCCCAAACCTATGGATCGGGGAGCTGAAGAATCCGGCGTGGCGAATGTGTGTGGCAGGAGATGGGGTATCCAAGACGGCTGGGTTCCAGATACATGTCTTTGGGGGCCGCCGGGAGAGACGATCCGAGTAACACCTGGGGCTGTTTGGTCTGGGTTTTCAAAGGCGATGCTGTGAAACCCACCTGGATAGGGCTCGTCCACAGCTGATATATCAACGTTGGTAGCCAAGCAAGGAAGGAACCGCCAACAGTTGAAGACGCTATAAGTCTTGTATTCCTGCAGGGCAGTCGGCTCTTCCGCTCCAAGTAGCTGAGAACAAATTGCCCCAGGACGTCCCATTGCCTCACGGGTCCAGAAGAATTCATTCCCAGCCGGAGCGATGACCCCGTCCGTATACCGCCAAACAATGCCCGCTCTCTCCTCACCATAGCCATCGGCGGAGTCAGGTGGGCGAGTGTTGCCGCAGGAATCGCCAAAGTTGTATCCATCAAGAATATTGAGTTCGTTCACTACAAAGAGAAAACTGAAGTAGATGTCAGGGACGGCCTCCTGTCTCCCACTGGATTGTCTTGGCTTGTGATCTTTGTCCTTCTTGTCACTTCGCCTCCCGTGCTTACGGCTTCCACTCCGCTATCTCTGTCAGTCATCGTATTAGTCCGAGGTAGGCAGGAGGTGGGCACTTACACTCGACTGAGATTGCATTTCTTGTTTCCACAAAGTTTCAGCAGGCAGTGGCTCGGAGTGCTAGCGCTAGAGGCTGGATACCAAGTCCACGATGTTTGCTGCTATTCTAGCTGGATGACAGTCGCTACTGTCAAGTGAGATTTCAGTGATCTCGTCAGAAATGACAGAGATGATGGATTCCCGGGTATTAAGCGACTATTGCACCTTGGGGCCTGACGACGTCGTCGACCATGCCCGAAAAGGTGGTCTGATATTCTTCAACTTGCGATGCGTCAAGGATGCAACCCATATCCTTACTTGCAGCGCCGAGCATGCTACAAGTCCAGGCTTCGATTGGAACAACCTGGTTTTGACGATCACAAGTGCCCAATCCAAAGTTTCTGACGCCTTGTTGACGACAATGGACACGCGTGAGACAGAAACGCAGTGTTCTGATCGACCTCAAATTTCCTGATCGCGACGGAGGCGTAGGTCCCGTGGTCACATGTCGTTTGGTCTGCACTCGGCCACGTTGCGCCGGTGAAGAATGACTGCATGGCGCACTGCAGAGACACAGGTATGCGATTTCAAGATGAGAAGGCATGGGATTCTCGAGAATGCGGGTTTCGCTGTTTCCTCGGCTGTGGTTGCCTTTGAACCGTCACAACCCAACGAATAGAACTTGGCTGACTCTTGTGCCGCCAGTTGCTCATTGGGGCACGTCTGTCCTGGAGTAATACAATGGCCTGCTTGCTGTTGGGTTGAAATCCAGGTCCAAGATGCCCAAGTCCTCCTGCAACTCCAAGTGTGGGCGTTAACATCGTCGAACGTGATTGCAGGAGTGCAGGCATCGACACTAGATCAAGCGTGTAAGGTTGTCACCCATGAGGTGGATGTTGGTATGACTTGCATGACGCTAAACCAATCAGGTCCATGTGTGCGATTGGGATGAACGAATCTGGAGCCAATGAGGTTGTCGACGATTTCACTTCTTTGGCCCAGCTTCGGGAGCTCGGGCTCGGTCGTCGACGCTGGAGAGGTTCGGACAGAGACTGAATCGAGGTGGGATCCGTGAAGGATTGTGGCTGTCGACTCGACAGCCGTATCGACGAGCTGATTCTTCTTCGGTCATGGATCCCTAGTCGAAGGAAACATAACACCTCCTTCCCTGGCTATGACCTGGCCACAGTCGAGGGGCCAGATTCCGCCATCACTGCAATAGAGTGCAGCGTTATTCGTCCAAATGTCCCTCAGATCATGATGCCCAACAACCACCGGCTGCCTATTGCACCGAATGGAACCTTGAAAAGCGTGATCGGTTAAACATTCCATTTGTTGTGAAGGCTCGACGTGGCATCTCTGGGACATTGCCGAAGACGCGAAGTAGGCAAGGTTGACGCGCGGTGGGGAGCGTGTAGCGGCCGCAGGAAAGATTGGGTACCAAGCAGTGCATACGACCTTTGAATCGCACCAAACGCCAGTTGGTTTCGTCTATCTCGTGGACGAGCATAGGAGAACTTGAGAAGCGAAATCAGAATCATGCTCGACGCCACTGTCTATAGAGTGCGAAATGACTTGTTTTATGTCCTTCTGGTATTTGATGAGATCAAACGTCTCTCTGACATCGTGGTTTTTGAACTCATCCGGGACGAGATATTGGAACAACATTGGATGGGCATGTCTGTGTGATCTCGGTGAGAATCCTCCTTGTAGCACTTCGCTGAGAGAAAGAGGTGGCACAAAGCCTTCAAGGCCTCGTCCTTCAAGATTCATAGGCCTTTCTGGAGCAAGCGCCATCGATATTTGTTCCAAGATCCTATCAAAGACTCATGTATTCATGAATCGGTGTGTGGCAGGCTGGCTTGGAGTGTCCCGTCCATCCGTAGTCCTTCGTCATCGACTGTAATCGGACGATATCGGGCGTCCAGAAGGGCCTATCGGGTGGAAACATCCCCCTCTAAGCTAAGAACCGGTCAGCTCAAGTGCGGGGGTTTATTTGGAGTGACGCCAACTGGTTTCGCTGGCCAACAGCAAATTATGGCGGACCAACGCCATGTTGGGAGGGCCGCAGTTGGTGGGCATGTCTCTGACTACGGCGACATGGCCAGTGGCTTGGTACGGCCAGGATTTCCGATATATCCGACGAAATGGGCTTTCGATTGCGGCACAGAGTCGAGAGAAATGCACTGCCAATAAATAATAGAGGGAAAGGAGACAACAACTTGCGTTTCCGGAGGCACACACCATCAAGCGGTGTTAGTGGGAATGTTTGTGTGACGTTGAATTTGACATTTCCCAGCCAGGCAACTCCCGGCCGGTTGAGCACAAGGCAACTACATACTTTCCCGCCTGGCTTCGTTCCTCTACTCGTTCTGTGCGTGCGGAAAGAGACTAATGCCGCACCCTCTTGGAAGCTCTGTCCGCCTCTTCCTCGCCAGCAGCTTCCTCCACAGAACCGCTGGTACCCACCACTTGAAGGGCCTCCTTCAGAAGGCGCTTCTCGCCGAGTCTTACCTCAACAGCCATTCTCTGTCGAGTTGTCAAGCTGCCCGATGCCAGCAAAGCCTCATCTTGCTCGGCTGTCGTCGGGTACTGCGCCAGAAGCTTTTGCAGGGTGGACACAACAACGTGCTGGTAAATCTCATCACGTTTCCGCTTGTCGGGAATAAGATCAGCATTCATCTTCTTGAGAAGCTTCAGGATACCCTTCAGCTGCTCCTCAAGCTCAGCAGAAACCTCTTGGACCTTGGCGGGGGTTGTGAGTCGCCCCTCCGAGTCTGGCTCTCCTGACTCACGCTCGAGGACAAATACATCCTCGAGGTCTTCAGGATCTATGTATTCTCCCTGCTATCCCGTTAGTTTGATACATTCTTTCCTCTGATTGAACATTTTTCACACGTACCACTTGCTTCCAGACCTCGTCAGTGAGCTTCAACTGTTCATTGAGCACAGACTGGACCAGGTCCCACGGAATCTCAACCACATCGTAACGAGAATGCTTGGGAGTGACATAGCCGTATCTTCTGAGCAACTCAGAATTCGGGTGAGGCCCGTAATAGTTCAGAATCTCCTCTCCTGCACGAATTGTTCGCAGAGCGGTGACGCTGAGGTCATCATCACCGTGATTGACATGAGCCTGCCAAGACATTAGCGTTGGTAAAATGTCAGAAGGACGAAAGAAGAGAACTACTCACGTTGAACTCTGCATCAGCGTTCAAAATATCAGCCATGGGTACCATACCCAGCATTGACTTGCCCTCGCGGTCCTCAACCcattcctcttcctcttcttccggCTCCTCTTCGTTCTCCAAGTCAAAGGCATAAGCCATGATGATGCTGCCCATGCGGTGAGCCAATTGCAGAAGCTCTGCTTCGGCCATTTCAGAGGCACCTGCAGGGTAGAAGACGGCTGGGTTGGCTGCGATGACCGACAGGATACGCGAACGGAACATATCATCGGCTTCCTCCTTTCCAATCTTTGACAAACTAGCGCTTCCTTTGAGATATTCGAGCTCAGAAGTCTCCCAGAACATGAGTGTGTCAAACTTTTCGGGAAGGACCTCAAAATAAGGCTTCCAGGGTGAAGCATCGCCCTGGAGGTACTCATAGATCATGACGAGGATAAGAGAACCCCACGAGTCGAGGGGCTCATTCTCCATATCCTCGTCGTCTCCATCGTTGCCGGTAAAGACTTGAGGAATCTTCTTGGGAAGCTCAGACGTCTCGACATTGATGATGCTTTTTCTCGGGATGGTGAAGAGGACCGTCTCAGGTGCGATGTCCTTTGTGGCCACTGGGAGTTTGTTAGTCAACAGCGTGACGAGAAGAAGGCAAAATGACCTACCGATTCCTCGCCCGGCGTTTTGGCCTCTCAGGTCAACGATCTGAATGTCATCATGGAAAGTGGCGCCCGGCAAAGACTTGAACCACGACAAAAATCTTTGCGATGTCGTCTGAAAATCACCGCCTGCAGCCATGACGCCAACCAATTATGAGTACGAAGTCAACAGTGCAAGTAGGTGGAACCTGTGTTATAAGGAGGACGGCGTGGCTGATGTATCGCGATGTTTCTTTTCTTGCGCCAACGATTCTATTAGCCTCGGGAGGTCTTGCTGTCTGGTAATTGGAGGCCAGAAATTTTCACTGGGATAGAAGTACTGTGCGCAAAAGACCTCTTTGTCTCTCACACCGTGCTCGCTGAGACCCACTTTCCTAGAGTCTAACAGACTAACACGATGTTCAAGCCCCATCAATTAACATTTAATGGTAAGACGATTTAATTGCCCATGACCTAGGAGATTGCGTTGTTGTCAATGagttttaaagtattatttaatgaATATTAGGAGAAGGGGTGAGAGTGTATGATTTCTGGGTAGTTCCAAAGATATCAGCAGGAGAGCGATCAGTCAGTGGTGTCTGGCTGATGAATAGTTACCACTTCAAGACGAATGAACAAGAAGACGTGGCCTTCTATAAGTCGATTGCCTTCAAGATGACCATTCTCATCATCTATTTTCAGGTAGATTATGATCTTTCGTCCACTAACTATCTGCTTCGAGGGTCGAAAGAGGAAAGGAATGGAACAATGTTTGCTAACCGATATTTACTCAATGTTGGTTAACCCGAATACTTAACACGGCATTCAACTGCTTGAGACTATGGATCATTACAGGAGCACTAAAAAGTTTCAGTGGTCGGATTTATTTTATGCTTAAATCCTAATTGCAACTACACCCTACAGAATGATGGTATGACCATAAGGTAGTCAGGCATCCAAACAGGTGCCTCAGACAAATGGGCGCATGTCAGCACTTGTGATGAGAGCTGCCTCATATGGCCTAGCAAAGCTCCACCACATTGCTAAAAATCCATTGGATGCTTGGAGAATTTCATGGAAAGTGATACGAGTTGGAAGATTCCCAAACATCAAACAAAAGCCAGCAGCGCCATCATCATCGCTAGGAAGCTCAGCTAGCATCCAATAGCAGCACAAGAAGTATCGGTCAATCCCtctttacttaagaatatgcGTCCTACTCCTCTCGCACTGCCAACTTTCTTGTTGACAGTTGGCTTCGACCAGCCGAATCCAACCGCAACTCCGCCACCGCTTCCATCGGACGCTACGCCTTGGATACCCCGTGCCAAATGCCTACATCGAATGGGTGACGCCATCATCGCTGAAACTCATTGCGGTGACAAAGAGATATTGCGACCATGTTTTCTCGATGCGCCTAGTAAGCTTCCGGAAGGCTACATCACTCAATGCTTGCTGGATGCTGGTTGCGGTACCGGTCACGCCAGCATGGAGGACTTGTGGATCACCGTTGCTTGTCTTCGAACATTCGGCAACGACTGGATCCATCTTGAACATCCCGATGATCATGACGCAGAGTCGAAACTGGGCTACGATGATCTGAAGCTCAAGCGGGAAGATATCCTTGCTAGTGAGTACTGTTTCAGCTCGATCGCAGCCTAGGCGTCAAAGACAGATGAAGCTGGCCTACCAGTAAGAACATAATACATGAGCTACCATATTTTAAGATGTTTGTCGATGCGATGTGCTGCTTCCTTCACTTCGGGTGTTGATAGTATTACACGAAAACCATGGTGGCACACGGGGCATTGTTATTATGGGATGCCATGAGCCACTGGCTCTCCTTCTTAAGGTGCTAGTAACTTCCATGCAAAATGCTACATATATATCATCTGGAAACAGACCTAAATTTCTCGTTGAATACACTAAATGACACGATCGCCGACTTCCGAGGTTTCGATAGTCGTCTCATCA is a window encoding:
- a CDS encoding SET domain-containing protein, with amino-acid sequence MAAGGDFQTTSQRFLSWFKSLPGATFHDDIQIVDLRGQNAGRGIVATKDIAPETVLFTIPRKSIINVETSELPKKIPQVFTGNDGDDEDMENEPLDSWGSLILVMIYEYLQGDASPWKPYFEVLPEKFDTLMFWETSELEYLKGSASLSKIGKEEADDMFRSRILSVIAANPAVFYPAGASEMAEAELLQLAHRMGSIIMAYAFDLENEEEPEEEEEEWVEDREGKSMLGMVPMADILNADAEFNAHVNHGDDDLSVTALRTIRAGEEILNYYGPHPNSELLRRYGYVTPKHSRYDVVEIPWDLVQSVLNEQLKLTDEVWKQVGEYIDPEDLEDVFVLERESGEPDSEGRLTTPAKVQEVSAELEEQLKGILKLLKKMNADLIPDKRKRDEIYQHVVVSTLQKLLAQYPTTAEQDEALLASGSLTTRQRMAVEVRLGEKRLLKEALQVVGTSGSVEEAAGEEEADRASKRVRH